Below is a window of Anaeromicrobium sediminis DNA.
CTCCACCTTCCGCATGAGCACCTTCACCACTAGCTGTTGTAGGAGTCAAAGTACCACTTATATCTACTTCCTTGCCTTCAGCATGGGAAGAGTCTCCACTTGCTTCTGTATTTGTTCCTAATGCTACTGCATTTATTCCCATTATGTCTTGGCAGTTAATACCTCTTAATGAACCAGAATTGGTTCCATTTACAAGATTTTGTACACTTTGAGGACCTTGTGGCCCTTGAGGTCCTTCTGGCCCTGTGTCTCCTTTTGGCCCTTGTGGTCCTTCTGGTCCTGTGTCCCCTGCATTTCCTTGTGGCCCTTGAGGTCCTTCTGGTCCTGTGTCTCCTGTATCTCCTTTTGGTCCTTGGGGTCCTGTTGTTCCTTTGTCCCCTTTATCTCCTTTTGATCCTTGGGATCCTGCTCCTGTATCTCCCTTATCTCCTTTTGGTCCTTGAGATCCTGTTGCCCCTGTATCTCCCTTATCTCCTTTTGGTCCTTGAGATCCTGTTGCCCCTGTATCTCCCTTATCTCCTTTTGGTCCTTGAGATCCTGTTGCCCCTGTATCTCCCTTATCTCCTTTTGGTCCTTGAGATCCTGTTGCCCCTGTATCTCCCTTATCTCCTTTTGGTCCTTGAGATCCTGTTGCCCCTGTATCTCCCTTATCTCCTTTTGGTCCTTGAGATCCTGTTGCCCCTGTATCTCCCTTATCTCCTTTTGGTCCTTGAGATCCTGTTGCCCCTGTATCTCCCTTATCTCCTTTTGGTCCTTGAGATCCTGTTGCCCCTGTATCTCCCTTATCTCCTTTTGGTCCTTGAGATCCTGTTGCCCCTGTATCTCCCTTATCTCCTTTTGGTCCTTGAGATCCTGTTGCCCCTGTATCTCCCTTATCTCCTTTTGGTCCTTGAGATCCTGTTGCCCCTGTATCTCCCTTATCTCCTTTTGGTCCTTGAGATCCTGTTGCCCCTGTATCTCCCTTATCTCCTTTTGGTCCTTGAGATCCTGTTGCCCCTGTATCTCCCTTATCTCCTTTTTGCCCTTGAGGTCCTTCTGGTCCAGGGGGGCCAACTGGTCTACCAAAACTAACACTAATTCTAGTCCAATAAGGTTGTTCCATCATAAATAGCAATCTCCTTTATATTTAAAACAACATTGTGTCTAATAATAAGTTTTTCTATTATCATAATATGAGTTTTTATAAAAGTAGTGCCAAGCTACTTATTTATATGACCGAAGTAAGTTCACATACATTTAGATTTGACATGGTTTATCTATATATTTCAAAAATAAAAAAATCCTTGAGAGTAAATTTACTCTCAAGGATTCTATATTTATTATCCTACCATGCTAAATCCAGCATCAACGTGAATAACTTCTCCTGTTACTCCTGTACTTAGATCACTACATAGGAATACTGCTGTTCCTCCAACTTCTTTAGGGTCAACTGTTCTTCCTCTTGGAATCTTGTCCTCTGCTTGCTTTAATAGGTCGTTAAAGTCTTTAACTCCTCTAGCTGCTAATGTCTTAATAGGACCTGCTGATATAGCATTAACTCTAATTTCCCTTTCTCCAAGATCTTTAGCTAAGTATCTTGTAGATGCCTCTAAGGCTGCTTTAGCAACTCCCATAACATTGTAGTTAGGAATAGCTCTTTCAGCTCCTAAGTAAGTTAATGTAAGAATTGATCCACCCTCAGTCATAATTTCTTGGGCATGTTTAGTTACTAATACAAATGAATAAGCACTAATATCATTTGCTAATTTAAATCCATCCCTTGATGTATCATAGAAGTTTCCAGCTAATTCTTCCTTTTTAGAGTGAGCAATAGCATGAACTAATCCATGTAACACTCCTACATCTTCCTTTAATTTTCCAAATACTTCTGCCACATTCTCATCATTAGTAACATCACATTCATAAACCTTAGCATCTTTCATATCATCGCTAAGTAATTTTTCTAAATTTGTCAGACTTCTTTCTCCTACATATGTAAATGCTAAGTTTGCTCCATGTTTATGAAGCTCTTGTGCTATACCCCATGCAATACTTCTTTTGTTTGCAACTCCCATTATTAAGATATTTTTACCTTTTAATAATCCACTCATAAATATCTCTCCTTTATTCATAATTTTATCTATTCATTCAATACATTTAATGCATTTTTTAATATGTCTCTTGCGATAGGAGCTGCTGATACACCCCCACCTTTTCCCTCATTCTCCAAAACTACTACAACTGTAACCTTTGGATTATCTGCTGGTGCAAAACCTACAAACCAATCATGGGACTTGGAATTTGTCTGGGCTGTCCCTGTTTTACCAGCCACTTTAACACCACTTATTTTGGCTTTCTTCCCAGTTCCAAATTGAACCACATCCATCATCATATTGGTCAATTCCTTTGCATTATATCCATTAGTAGCATTTGCTAATCGTTTAGGCTGAGTAAGTTCTATTATTCTATTTTTACTATCTGTAATCTCTTTTACTAAATAGGGTCTCATTATATCCCCATCATTTCCTATGGCAGAAGTTACCATAGCCATGTTTATTGGGGTGACTAAAAGTTTTCCTTGGCCGATAGATAGGGATCCTAAATCCACCTTTGACATTTGTCTATCTATTGGAAAAACTGAATTCTTAGTGGCTATGTCAAAATGTATATCTTTATTAAACATATACTTTTCAGCCGTCTTTTTTATTTTATCATAACCTAAGTCTAATCCCATTTGAGCAAAGGCTACGTTACAAGAATAAGTCAAAGCCTTCCTCATGTCAACTTCTTTATGGGCTATATTTTTATAGTCTTTTAATATAAATCCATCAATAGTAGTTTGACCCTCACAAAAATACTTTGGTTCAAGGTCATAGTTAAGGGCACTAGTTCCAGTTACTAGCTTAAATACAGACCCTGGTGTATAAAGACCTTGCGTTGCTCTATTGAGTAATGGGCTATTCTCATTGTTAGCTATAGCCTTCCAATTTTCCACTATTTCATTAGGGTTAAAGTCTGGCTTACTAACTAATCCATAGATTTCGCCTGTTTTAGGATTCATAGCAACTACAGCGCCCTTTTTACCTTTCATTCTTTTTTCCATATAAGATTGAATTTCATGGTCTATAGTTAGAATCAAATTATTTCCTTTATTATTTCTCCCAATTATAGTATCTCTTACCTTTTCAATGGGAGATTTATCAAATCCCAATAATACTTTATTAAAGGATTTTTCAAGACCTGACTTTCCATATTCTTTGAAAGAGTACCCTATTATGTGAGAATACATATTTCCAAAGGGATACTTCCTTGTTTTATCTACATTCTCATAATTATCTGCCAATATTACTTTATTTCTATCTAAAATTTTTCCTCTTAAAATATTATCCTCTTTAATCCACAGTCTCTTATTATAAGGATTATTAATTATTTCATCCACTTTAAATGCTTCAATATAACTTAAATGTAGTATTAATCCCAGATACATAATACAAAAGAGCAATAGTACTTTTATAATTCTCTTAGATATGATGTTCATCTTTCTCCTCCTGATATGTATCTATTTCCTCAGAAGCTACTTGAAGTATTCCTACTAGTAAAAAGCTAGAAACTAGTGAACTTCCACCGTAACTTACAAAAGGAAGAGTAACTCCCGTAAGAGGAATAAACTTTGTAACTCCACCTATTATTATAAATGCTTGAAATCCTAATATAACTGTCATTCCAATGGAGACTATCTTAAAAAATTTATTATGCTGATTAAGTGCTATTTTAAAGCCCCTATATATTAATATTAAAAACAACATTATTACTGCAATTCCACCAAATATACCCAATTCTTCACATATGGCTGAAAATATGAAATCCGTATGTACTTCAGGTATTAGTTTAGGATATCCAAGACCTAATCCCGTACCAAAGAACCCTCCTGAAGCTATGGCAAACAAGGATTGAGTTATTTGATAACCTTCTTTTTCTATATATTTCCATGGATCTAACCAAGCTATTACCCTTACTCTTACATGATATACAAATATATAACTTAATATGGCTATTACGGTTGCCAATATAATTTGAACATATATTTGCTTTCTATCCTCTTCATTAATGTATAGAATCATAAAAAAGGTAAAGTAAAATATCATGGCTGCTCCTAAATCTCTTTGAATAAATAAAAATAGTATGAACACATATATGGAGCCTAAGAACACATAAAAATTCATTTTTTTATTAGAATAGTAAGAAGCCAAATAAAATACAAATAATATCTTAATTAACTCTGATGGTTGCAATCCAATTGGTCCTATTTTAATCCAGTTAGTGGCACCTTTTATTTTATCTCCTAAAACTAAAGTTAGAATAAATAGGCCAACTGATATTATAATATAATGTTTAGTCCAGTTTTGCCAATTCTTGATCCTCTTAACAGCCACATAAGTTATGAAATAAAAAATTATCCCAATGGCAAACCAAGCCACTTGCTTTAAACCATATTTAGGGTTTAATCTATAAATCATTATTACACCTATACTAGATAACATACTTACTATTAGAAATATATAATTGTCTCCATTTGGAGATAATTTAGATAAAGAAAGATTGGCCACATATATGGTTACAATAAACAAGCCTCCCCACAAAAGGGTCCCTGGATCAAAGACGTTCTGATACATATAAAGCAAAAATATTGCCAGCAAATTTATTAAAACTATTAGATTTTGAGGCATCTTTTTAAAAAAGAAATCATTAAACATCATTACACCTCTTTAACGGTATCCACGTATAAAAATTCTACCTGACCCATTTTTATTCTATCTCCATTTTGTAACATAACCGTATCTATTATTTTTTCTCCATTAATAAAAGTTCCATTTGCACTATTTTCGTCTTTTATTAAAAAATAATCCTCATTTAAAACTATTTTAGCTTGATAGTTTGATATGGTTGGATCTTTTATGGTTATATGGTTATCATTTTTTCTTCCTATGGACATGGTTTTATCTAAAGGATATACTTCCTTTATTTTAAAGGGCAAGGTGTCCTTCCTATTTATAAGCTTTAAATATGGACAATTTCCAATTAGTCCTGTCATATTTTGAATATCTAAATAAATCATTTTCATAATATTAAATATAAATAGATATATTATTAAAATAAATGCATATTTAATTATTGTTGAAAAAAAATTATACATGTATCATACCTCCATATCTATTTTACCATTTATTAGCTAGATTCCCAAAGCATATTAGAGTTTATCCATATAATTCCTATTAAATACTATACACTATAATTATTAAAAAAATATTAATTCTATTAACTTTTATTACCTAGTCCTATTTTATAGAACATTTCAACAATTCCTTATTTTCTTATTATAATCCAAAATAAGGAGTATTTACTAGTATTTAAGAGTTTTTTTTATTTTCCACTTAAAAATAGTCAAAATTATAACATGCTTTTTTCCCTAGATAATGGTAAACTATATTTGTCGACGGGGTGTAGCGCAGTTTGGTAGCGCATCTGGTTTGGGACCAGGGGGCCGCGGGTTCAAATCCTGCCACCCCGACCATTAAAAAACTTAGCATAATATGCTAAGTTTTTTTTATTTAAATTTTCTCGTATTTTAAAATTTAATTATAAACGTAGTACCTTTTCCAATCTCACTCTCCACTTCTATCTTTCCTCCATGGGCTTCAACTAATGTTTTTGTAATAGTTAGTCCAATTCCCGCTCCTCCTGTTTCTCTACTTCTTGACGCTTCTCCCCTATAAAATCTTTCAAATATATAAGGTAAATGCTCATTTGAAATACCTATTCCTTCATCCTTTATCCATATGATAATTTCCTTTTCATCCTTCTTTAATCCAATTTCTATCACTCCATCATCATTAGAATATTTATAAGAATT
It encodes the following:
- the fabI gene encoding enoyl-ACP reductase FabI translates to MSGLLKGKNILIMGVANKRSIAWGIAQELHKHGANLAFTYVGERSLTNLEKLLSDDMKDAKVYECDVTNDENVAEVFGKLKEDVGVLHGLVHAIAHSKKEELAGNFYDTSRDGFKLANDISAYSFVLVTKHAQEIMTEGGSILTLTYLGAERAIPNYNVMGVAKAALEASTRYLAKDLGEREIRVNAISAGPIKTLAARGVKDFNDLLKQAEDKIPRGRTVDPKEVGGTAVFLCSDLSTGVTGEVIHVDAGFSMVG
- a CDS encoding peptidoglycan D,D-transpeptidase FtsI family protein is translated as MNIISKRIIKVLLLFCIMYLGLILHLSYIEAFKVDEIINNPYNKRLWIKEDNILRGKILDRNKVILADNYENVDKTRKYPFGNMYSHIIGYSFKEYGKSGLEKSFNKVLLGFDKSPIEKVRDTIIGRNNKGNNLILTIDHEIQSYMEKRMKGKKGAVVAMNPKTGEIYGLVSKPDFNPNEIVENWKAIANNENSPLLNRATQGLYTPGSVFKLVTGTSALNYDLEPKYFCEGQTTIDGFILKDYKNIAHKEVDMRKALTYSCNVAFAQMGLDLGYDKIKKTAEKYMFNKDIHFDIATKNSVFPIDRQMSKVDLGSLSIGQGKLLVTPINMAMVTSAIGNDGDIMRPYLVKEITDSKNRIIELTQPKRLANATNGYNAKELTNMMMDVVQFGTGKKAKISGVKVAGKTGTAQTNSKSHDWFVGFAPADNPKVTVVVVLENEGKGGGVSAAPIARDILKNALNVLNE
- a CDS encoding FtsW/RodA/SpoVE family cell cycle protein, which codes for MFNDFFFKKMPQNLIVLINLLAIFLLYMYQNVFDPGTLLWGGLFIVTIYVANLSLSKLSPNGDNYIFLIVSMLSSIGVIMIYRLNPKYGLKQVAWFAIGIIFYFITYVAVKRIKNWQNWTKHYIIISVGLFILTLVLGDKIKGATNWIKIGPIGLQPSELIKILFVFYLASYYSNKKMNFYVFLGSIYVFILFLFIQRDLGAAMIFYFTFFMILYINEEDRKQIYVQIILATVIAILSYIFVYHVRVRVIAWLDPWKYIEKEGYQITQSLFAIASGGFFGTGLGLGYPKLIPEVHTDFIFSAICEELGIFGGIAVIMLFLILIYRGFKIALNQHNKFFKIVSIGMTVILGFQAFIIIGGVTKFIPLTGVTLPFVSYGGSSLVSSFLLVGILQVASEEIDTYQEEKDEHHI
- a CDS encoding FHA domain-containing protein; amino-acid sequence: MYNFFSTIIKYAFILIIYLFIFNIMKMIYLDIQNMTGLIGNCPYLKLINRKDTLPFKIKEVYPLDKTMSIGRKNDNHITIKDPTISNYQAKIVLNEDYFLIKDENSANGTFINGEKIIDTVMLQNGDRIKMGQVEFLYVDTVKEV